Proteins encoded by one window of Acidipropionibacterium virtanenii:
- a CDS encoding LacI family DNA-binding transcriptional regulator, protein MSVKPARPATRTDVARLAGVSTTVVSYVINDGPRRVTSRTRQRVLDAIERLGYRPNANARALKTGETGLIGMVVPEVVNAYFAEFIQALDRAAQTMGSSILLGITYEEAGREERAVRSLVDRGVDSLIYQVDLADQRLYQLGGGDLPRVLLDRSDVVPGMATVGADTEAGARAAVEHLVSHGHERIGYVGSPMAGRKVDLRRVVWDEVLREHGLPGVPPALTSWNREGGYRGARELMASDEPPTAIFAGSDLIGVGVLRALHELGMDVPGDVAVVSFDGTAESAYSWPPLTAVRQPFEEMARRALEVLSERGEAPGSSVFPMQLIVRGSCGCQG, encoded by the coding sequence GTGAGCGTGAAGCCAGCGAGGCCGGCGACCCGTACCGATGTGGCGAGGCTTGCGGGCGTCTCGACGACGGTCGTCAGCTATGTCATCAATGACGGTCCCCGCCGCGTCACGTCGCGGACCAGACAGCGCGTCCTGGATGCGATCGAGCGTCTGGGCTACCGGCCGAATGCGAATGCCCGGGCGTTGAAGACGGGGGAGACCGGCCTGATCGGGATGGTGGTGCCCGAAGTGGTCAATGCGTACTTTGCCGAGTTCATCCAGGCGCTGGACCGGGCGGCGCAGACGATGGGGAGCTCCATCCTGCTGGGAATCACCTATGAGGAGGCCGGCAGGGAGGAGCGGGCGGTGCGGTCGCTGGTGGATCGCGGCGTGGACAGCCTGATCTACCAGGTCGATCTCGCCGACCAGCGGCTGTACCAGCTGGGCGGCGGGGATCTGCCGCGCGTGCTGCTGGACCGGTCGGACGTCGTGCCCGGGATGGCGACGGTGGGCGCGGACACGGAGGCCGGGGCGAGGGCCGCCGTGGAGCATCTGGTGTCGCACGGCCACGAGCGGATCGGCTACGTCGGATCACCGATGGCCGGCCGAAAGGTGGATCTGCGCCGCGTGGTCTGGGACGAGGTGCTGCGCGAGCACGGGTTGCCGGGGGTGCCGCCGGCTCTGACGAGTTGGAATCGCGAGGGCGGCTACCGGGGGGCGAGGGAGCTGATGGCCTCCGATGAGCCTCCGACGGCAATCTTCGCGGGATCGGACCTCATCGGAGTGGGGGTGCTGCGCGCCCTGCACGAACTGGGGATGGACGTGCCCGGCGATGTCGCGGTGGTGAGCTTCGACGGGACCGCGGAATCGGCGTACTCGTGGCCGCCGCTCACCGCCGTGCGCCAGCCCTTCGAGGAGATGGCCCGGCGGGCTCTGGAGGTGCTGTCCGAGCGGGGGGAGGCGCCGGGGAGCAGCGTGTTCCCGATGCAGTTGATCGTGAGGGGATCGTGCGGATGCCAGGGGTGA